One Oxobacter pfennigii DNA window includes the following coding sequences:
- a CDS encoding TetR/AcrR family transcriptional regulator, with translation MSKSENMYKKGIDTRNKVMSASKKLFYHHGYNSTTINMIKEEAEVSLSTIPYYFNKKDDIIKEIYNTFMLDIYSFLDGQNLKDTDSYLKHFYASKIYYYIILNDHNNKRFYYEVSMAQSNYELLSPFVGGLHLNYIRDFNITVSDSELNLIRMADAGARREILYQYYNNDLTISIDEFINYVTSIVGTLMGIDKSVSQKYGELSTQYVNTLDYSHIKFLI, from the coding sequence ATGAGCAAATCTGAAAATATGTATAAAAAGGGTATCGATACGCGGAACAAGGTAATGTCAGCTTCAAAAAAACTCTTTTATCACCATGGCTATAACAGCACAACAATAAATATGATAAAAGAAGAGGCCGAAGTTTCCTTATCCACCATACCCTATTATTTCAATAAGAAGGATGATATTATAAAAGAAATTTATAATACCTTCATGCTGGATATTTATAGCTTTCTGGATGGGCAGAATCTTAAAGATACAGACAGCTATTTGAAGCATTTTTATGCTTCAAAAATATATTATTATATCATCCTTAATGACCATAACAACAAGCGCTTTTATTATGAAGTCAGTATGGCACAATCAAACTATGAGCTTTTATCCCCCTTTGTCGGCGGGTTGCATTTAAATTACATCCGGGATTTTAATATTACGGTATCGGACAGCGAGCTTAATTTAATACGCATGGCCGACGCCGGAGCAAGGCGGGAGATACTGTATCAGTATTATAATAACGATTTAACCATATCCATAGATGAGTTTATAAACTATGTTACATCAATAGTCGGAACGTTAATGGGCATAGATAAATCAGTCTCCCAAAAATACGGTGAACTATCCACCCAATATGTAAATACTTTAGATTATTCACATATAAAATTTCTTATATAA
- a CDS encoding uroporphyrinogen decarboxylase family protein: MADLQALYNERVERMEKVYNRGIPDRVPVYSMVDNYAIHYAGYTLKEVIEDEEKQYRAYEKIMLDFFWDSTMYSGVTKAMKFFNKLGGGTFKVTDSLQVEGGAAEIMNADEYKELAKDPAKFMLNVLYPRKYGLFTEDISFEEKYKRFASAVDELFAFLDLGKRNTQRLKDEHGILVSRGATMFMPLDIILDFLRDFQGTMLDIRRRPQEVAEACDALADYLLQMIEDSYPNHIPGHMIFIPLHVPQFLRPKAFEQVYWPSFKKILDAFSKKGYKALCYFERNWEHLYDYLQELPKNTVVGLFEDDDIRKAKKELGHIMCIAGGMPVNKLMYGTKEECVDYTKSLLDDMAPGGGYIFCSNVILHNAKDAKPENLRAVNEYVRDNGKY, encoded by the coding sequence ATGGCTGATTTACAGGCTCTCTATAACGAGAGGGTTGAAAGAATGGAAAAAGTATATAACAGAGGAATTCCCGACAGAGTACCCGTGTATTCAATGGTGGATAATTATGCCATACACTATGCTGGATATACTCTCAAAGAAGTAATCGAAGATGAGGAAAAGCAATACAGGGCTTATGAAAAAATCATGCTGGACTTTTTCTGGGATTCCACGATGTATTCCGGAGTGACCAAAGCGATGAAATTCTTCAACAAATTAGGAGGCGGAACCTTTAAAGTTACCGATTCACTGCAGGTTGAAGGGGGAGCCGCTGAGATTATGAATGCCGATGAGTACAAGGAGCTGGCAAAGGACCCGGCTAAATTCATGCTTAATGTGTTATACCCCAGAAAATACGGCCTTTTCACCGAAGACATAAGCTTTGAAGAAAAATATAAGAGGTTTGCTTCTGCCGTTGATGAGCTCTTCGCATTTTTAGACCTTGGAAAAAGGAATACCCAGAGGCTTAAAGACGAGCATGGCATTTTAGTAAGCAGGGGAGCCACAATGTTCATGCCTCTTGATATAATCCTGGACTTTCTAAGGGATTTTCAAGGCACCATGCTGGATATAAGAAGGAGGCCCCAGGAGGTTGCAGAAGCCTGTGACGCACTTGCTGATTACCTGCTTCAGATGATAGAAGATTCATATCCGAATCATATACCCGGACATATGATTTTCATACCTCTTCATGTGCCGCAGTTTTTACGCCCCAAGGCCTTTGAACAGGTTTACTGGCCTTCCTTCAAAAAGATACTGGATGCCTTCAGCAAAAAGGGCTATAAAGCACTTTGTTATTTTGAAAGAAACTGGGAGCACCTATATGACTATTTGCAGGAATTGCCTAAAAATACCGTAGTAGGACTCTTTGAGGATGACGATATAAGAAAAGCAAAAAAAGAATTAGGCCACATAATGTGCATAGCCGGCGGCATGCCCGTTAATAAATTAATGTATGGTACAAAAGAAGAGTGCGTGGATTATACCAAAAGCCTTTTAGATGACATGGCCCCCGGCGGCGGATATATATTCTGCTCCAATGTAATACTTCATAATGCAAAAGACGCAAAACCTGAAAATTTAAGAGCCGTTAACGAATATGTAAGAGATAACGGCAAATATTAG
- a CDS encoding dimethylsulfonioproprionate lyase family protein, with translation MKIVNYLDIEGMEFPAGRRTRVVVGPNGALEAEHFVQGMVVIYPGGSVPLHDHAEEEVYFIVSGSGEMTVGEETVAVKEGDAVYITPTLPHLLKNTGKDDMKMMFTYAPKKIADHWEQEKQGHLK, from the coding sequence ATGAAGATAGTCAATTATTTAGACATTGAAGGAATGGAATTCCCGGCAGGCAGAAGAACCAGGGTGGTTGTAGGACCAAATGGTGCGCTGGAAGCCGAGCATTTTGTCCAGGGTATGGTTGTAATTTACCCCGGAGGTTCTGTGCCATTACATGATCATGCCGAAGAAGAAGTGTATTTTATTGTATCGGGTTCCGGAGAGATGACTGTTGGCGAGGAAACTGTGGCTGTTAAAGAAGGGGATGCAGTCTATATAACCCCTACACTGCCTCATTTACTTAAAAATACCGGCAAGGATGATATGAAAATGATGTTTACATATGCGCCAAAGAAAATCGCGGATCATTGGGAACAGGAAAAGCAGGGCCATTTAAAATAA
- a CDS encoding ABC transporter substrate-binding protein translates to MKRLLAILLAAFMTLGLAACGTSNQPAPTPTPGGNQPSAEGDIVIGVLQDITGPTSTLGKMIQDGAQWAADEINAAGGVNGRKIQLKTYDTKGDVQEAINAFTRMATTDKVTAVIGPPVANIGIAIAPISENYNVPVLAFAIDDRATIKDDKTPYKNMFLFQPSAMQQGDIMANYAVTEKGFKKFGIIYNQANAYSVSLVDAFKKSASGLGATIAAEVPYQPTDKDFKTMLNKIVAEGVDAIYAPNYTQELILIVQQARAIGYEGPLVCGLDAAPPFPSLAGADANGIIYINNITESEPQIQSIAKAYKEKKNSDATNKFFLGYDVMKIIAKTVGEVGDDSVAIRNAVEKLTGYQGLTGNITIDPATHQTKGLEMVMHEIVDEQPKMIKRYAVPEKK, encoded by the coding sequence ATGAAAAGACTATTAGCAATTCTTTTAGCAGCATTTATGACTTTAGGCCTTGCTGCTTGCGGTACTTCAAACCAACCCGCACCAACTCCAACTCCAGGGGGCAACCAACCTTCAGCTGAAGGTGACATCGTTATAGGTGTGCTTCAGGACATAACTGGCCCTACATCCACACTCGGTAAAATGATTCAGGACGGTGCTCAGTGGGCAGCCGATGAAATCAATGCAGCCGGTGGTGTAAACGGCCGCAAAATCCAGTTAAAAACATATGACACAAAAGGTGACGTTCAGGAAGCAATAAACGCATTTACACGTATGGCTACAACCGATAAGGTAACAGCGGTCATTGGACCTCCTGTTGCAAACATAGGTATAGCTATAGCACCTATTTCCGAGAACTATAATGTTCCGGTACTTGCTTTTGCAATCGATGACAGAGCAACAATAAAAGATGACAAAACTCCATACAAAAACATGTTCCTTTTCCAGCCCTCAGCTATGCAGCAGGGCGATATCATGGCAAACTACGCTGTAACTGAAAAAGGCTTCAAGAAATTCGGCATAATTTACAACCAGGCAAATGCATATTCTGTATCACTTGTTGATGCATTCAAAAAATCTGCATCCGGCCTTGGAGCTACAATAGCAGCCGAAGTACCATATCAGCCTACTGATAAAGATTTCAAAACAATGTTAAATAAAATAGTGGCTGAAGGCGTTGATGCCATTTATGCTCCTAACTACACTCAAGAGCTTATACTAATTGTACAGCAGGCCCGTGCAATAGGCTACGAAGGCCCGCTTGTTTGCGGACTTGATGCAGCTCCGCCTTTCCCAAGCCTTGCAGGTGCTGATGCAAACGGTATAATCTACATCAACAACATTACAGAATCAGAACCCCAGATTCAGAGCATAGCAAAAGCATACAAGGAAAAGAAAAACAGTGATGCAACCAATAAATTCTTCCTTGGATACGATGTTATGAAAATCATTGCAAAAACCGTTGGCGAAGTTGGTGACGATTCAGTAGCTATAAGGAACGCCGTTGAGAAATTAACAGGTTATCAAGGCTTGACAGGCAATATTACAATTGACCCTGCAACTCACCAGACTAAAGGCCTTGAAATGGTTATGCATGAAATAGTAGATGAACAGCCAAAAATGATTAAACGCTACGCAGTTCCTGAAAAGAAATAA
- a CDS encoding branched-chain amino acid ABC transporter permease: MSLQIIINGLALGSVYALIATGFSLIFNVLKFSNFSHGALMTLSAFIGYFVSVATGWKLIPVIAVSMLAGGLIALIGEFVAFRKITIRNTSPVYFFVSSITLGTLYEGIVTIWVGPNFYNFPRFFKSSVIRFSGLVVSTSDLIMFISSVIALVLLVLLIQKTRLGRALRSVSFDRDTAGLMGINVFGTIQFAFLLSGALAGLAGVFLGINYTLFPQLGNLVVKGFIASVIGGLGSISGAVIGAVLLGLIETLLINFVGSGYAPVFSFVIMLVFLLVRPQGIAGSNIQEKA, encoded by the coding sequence ATGTCACTGCAGATTATAATAAACGGTTTAGCATTGGGCTCGGTTTATGCCCTTATTGCTACTGGCTTTTCACTTATATTCAATGTACTGAAATTTTCTAACTTTTCCCATGGAGCATTGATGACACTAAGTGCATTCATAGGTTATTTTGTTTCCGTCGCCACTGGATGGAAATTGATTCCGGTTATTGCCGTATCAATGCTGGCAGGAGGGCTTATAGCCCTTATAGGTGAGTTTGTAGCCTTCAGAAAAATAACAATCCGCAATACATCACCTGTTTATTTTTTCGTTTCATCAATTACGCTTGGAACTTTATATGAGGGCATAGTTACTATTTGGGTGGGCCCTAATTTTTATAATTTCCCCCGCTTTTTTAAATCTTCGGTTATAAGATTCAGCGGTTTAGTAGTCTCAACATCCGACTTGATTATGTTTATTTCTTCAGTCATAGCGCTTGTATTATTGGTACTTTTAATTCAGAAAACTAGATTGGGCCGCGCTCTTCGTTCAGTTTCATTCGACAGGGATACGGCCGGTCTTATGGGTATAAATGTATTTGGAACAATTCAGTTTGCATTTTTGCTTTCAGGAGCCTTGGCCGGTTTGGCCGGTGTGTTCTTGGGAATAAATTATACGCTTTTTCCGCAGCTTGGAAACCTTGTTGTAAAAGGATTTATAGCTTCGGTTATCGGCGGCCTCGGGAGTATTTCAGGTGCGGTCATAGGGGCTGTTTTGCTCGGACTTATAGAAACTTTGCTTATTAATTTTGTAGGCTCCGGATATGCGCCGGTATTCTCTTTTGTTATCATGCTGGTATTTTTGCTGGTAAGGCCTCAGGGTATTGCCGGTTCCAATATACAGGAAAAGGCTTAG
- a CDS encoding branched-chain amino acid ABC transporter permease, whose amino-acid sequence MEFYLAIITFTMISVIAVSGIYVLTGLTGMFSLGQAAFMAIGAYVSGVLVVKAGLPFGVAALIAIIASVFVGFIVGLPTVRLRRDYISLVTLGFGEAITALLNQTQSLTGGALGFSGIPRYTTVTVALISAVVCILLVSYFKQSKYGRQCIALKSDELAAKAMGINVPRIKMIAFLFSVAVTSYSGVLYAFYTTYVDPGLFGWKRSAEWVIMVFFGGVNSLTGSIVGTIILTALPEALRFASAYRTVFYAILVLIIINFKPTGLFGEYEITLNNIKKLFGKKGGKQDVA is encoded by the coding sequence ATGGAATTTTATTTAGCCATAATTACTTTTACAATGATTTCTGTTATAGCTGTTTCAGGTATATACGTTCTTACAGGTTTGACAGGTATGTTCTCCCTTGGCCAGGCGGCTTTCATGGCAATAGGTGCTTATGTATCCGGTGTTTTAGTTGTTAAAGCCGGACTGCCCTTTGGAGTTGCAGCCTTGATTGCTATTATAGCAAGCGTTTTCGTAGGTTTTATTGTAGGCCTGCCAACGGTCAGGCTCCGCCGCGACTATATATCACTGGTTACACTAGGATTCGGAGAGGCTATTACAGCATTATTAAATCAGACTCAGTCATTGACGGGCGGGGCACTTGGTTTTTCAGGAATCCCAAGATACACAACCGTTACCGTGGCGCTTATATCTGCCGTAGTCTGTATTTTGCTGGTCAGTTATTTTAAACAGTCAAAATACGGTAGGCAGTGCATTGCATTGAAGAGTGATGAGCTTGCAGCAAAGGCTATGGGCATCAACGTGCCAAGGATAAAGATGATTGCATTTTTATTTTCCGTTGCAGTGACATCTTATTCCGGAGTTTTATATGCATTCTATACCACATACGTTGACCCGGGACTCTTCGGGTGGAAAAGAAGTGCGGAGTGGGTTATCATGGTATTCTTCGGAGGAGTCAACAGCCTTACGGGTTCTATCGTAGGCACCATTATTTTAACTGCCCTGCCTGAAGCCCTTCGTTTCGCGTCGGCTTACAGGACTGTATTCTATGCCATTTTGGTCTTAATCATTATTAATTTTAAGCCTACAGGTTTATTTGGTGAATATGAGATAACCTTAAACAATATAAAGAAATTATTTGGGAAAAAAGGAGGGAAGCAAGATGTTGCTTGA
- a CDS encoding ABC transporter ATP-binding protein produces MLLDVKSINKSFGGVKAIQGFSLTAEKGDIVGIIGPNGAGKTTIFNVVTGVYTADSGNVLLNGKDVTRLEQYQITREGISRTFQNIRLFKGLTVLENVMCAFDPASKYSVVGGLLPTPKRLAEEKRGREICEHYLEIVGLSRFLHERPENMAYGLQRKLEIARALTCNPKVLLLDEPAAGLNPTEVKELTDLISKLSRDIGFAILLIEHRLELVMGISHKIYVQNFGKTIAVGTPQEIRENPEVIEAYLGEEEDKC; encoded by the coding sequence ATGTTGCTTGATGTAAAAAGTATAAATAAAAGCTTTGGAGGCGTTAAAGCAATACAGGGCTTCTCTCTTACGGCAGAAAAAGGAGATATAGTCGGGATAATAGGACCTAACGGTGCGGGAAAAACCACTATATTCAATGTTGTAACCGGCGTATATACTGCAGATTCCGGTAATGTTTTATTAAACGGCAAAGATGTAACAAGATTGGAACAGTATCAGATAACCCGTGAGGGCATATCCAGAACCTTTCAGAATATAAGGCTGTTTAAGGGGTTGACTGTACTTGAAAATGTAATGTGCGCTTTTGACCCGGCATCGAAGTATTCAGTTGTAGGCGGGCTGCTCCCGACACCTAAGCGCCTCGCTGAAGAAAAAAGAGGAAGGGAGATTTGCGAGCATTATCTTGAGATAGTCGGATTATCCAGATTTCTGCATGAGCGTCCGGAAAACATGGCTTATGGATTGCAGCGCAAGCTTGAGATAGCCAGAGCACTGACCTGTAACCCCAAAGTACTGTTGTTGGATGAACCGGCTGCCGGATTAAATCCTACTGAAGTAAAAGAACTTACGGACTTAATAAGTAAATTAAGCCGGGATATTGGCTTTGCCATTTTGTTGATAGAGCACCGCCTTGAGCTGGTTATGGGAATCTCCCATAAAATATACGTGCAAAATTTCGGCAAGACCATTGCTGTAGGTACTCCTCAGGAAATAAGGGAAAATCCAGAGGTAATTGAAGCATATCTCGGAGAGGAGGAAGATAAATGTTAA
- a CDS encoding ABC transporter ATP-binding protein, producing MLKVKNLSAGYGHIEALIDVSIEAEKGQIVSIIGSNGAGKTTLLRCISSMLKPSSGSIEFLSEPIPGKPHKVVEKGIVHVPEGRRTFSGLTVRDNLLVGGYIHKGKQLEEDLEKNYKLFPILEERKNQYAGTLSGGEQQMLAIARGLMSRPKMMLLDEPSLGLAPMIVNQVYDLILKIRDSGITVLLVEQNARKALGICDKAYVLENGRISLSGTGCDLLNSEDIKKAYLGG from the coding sequence ATGTTAAAGGTTAAGAATCTAAGTGCCGGCTACGGACATATTGAAGCGCTGATAGATGTTTCAATCGAAGCGGAAAAAGGCCAGATTGTCAGTATAATAGGTTCAAACGGCGCCGGAAAAACCACTCTTCTTCGCTGTATTTCAAGTATGCTGAAACCCTCGTCGGGAAGTATAGAATTTTTATCGGAACCTATCCCGGGAAAACCCCACAAGGTGGTTGAAAAGGGTATAGTCCATGTACCGGAAGGGCGGCGCACATTTTCGGGATTAACTGTAAGAGATAATCTTTTAGTAGGCGGTTATATCCATAAAGGAAAACAATTAGAAGAAGATTTGGAAAAAAACTATAAACTCTTTCCCATTTTAGAAGAGCGTAAAAACCAGTATGCCGGCACTTTATCCGGCGGAGAGCAGCAGATGCTTGCTATAGCCAGAGGTTTGATGTCAAGGCCTAAAATGATGCTGCTGGACGAACCTTCACTTGGGTTAGCGCCGATGATAGTAAATCAGGTTTATGATTTAATACTGAAAATCCGCGACAGCGGTATTACCGTACTTCTGGTTGAGCAGAATGCCCGTAAAGCTCTCGGTATATGCGATAAGGCATATGTACTGGAAAACGGAAGGATTTCTTTAAGCGGTACCGGATGTGACCTTTTAAATTCAGAGGATATTAAGAAGGCATATCTCGGCGGTTAA
- the ilvD gene encoding dihydroxy-acid dehydratase produces the protein MIRQWNEESLDHRNTLLYAMGISEEDAKRPVIGIINSWNEMNPGHFPFKDVIEGVKREIYEAGGLALELPVTGICDGICSNTPGDRYTLPARDMVSSEVETLAELNMLEGMIMMSSCDKVVPGMIMAALRVNIPTVMFTGGFMAPGSHNGKMLTLTHTKQAYAAYIAGDIPVEEYKAIVRNACPTPGVCPFMGTANTMCATAEILGLSPHGNASVRSQTKEWMDMALTAARKIVELVKNEVKPLDIINQDSLENVVRYMMATGGSTNSILHIPAIARQGGFDITPEFFDKISREIPVISTIYPNHPTYTMVDFSAAGGLGAVLSELARASKINVEAKGMFGTIADKIAISSNKNEDIIKPVKSPINEQGGLAVLAGNIATDSAIVKFSAVEKEAWKFTGPAKVYDSQDDAWHAILKDEIVAGDVVVIRYEGPKGSPGMPHMETFMAAVLGKGLGTKIALVSDGRFSGATGGLAIGHVSPEAYEGGNIAFIKDGDPIEIDIEKRVLKVNVSDEEFEKRRIGWKPVEKPASGWLKLYRKNTTSAHKGATVYWD, from the coding sequence ATGATACGTCAATGGAATGAAGAATCTCTTGACCACAGAAATACCCTTTTATATGCCATGGGCATATCGGAAGAGGATGCTAAAAGGCCGGTTATAGGTATTATTAATTCATGGAATGAAATGAACCCCGGACATTTTCCTTTTAAAGATGTTATAGAAGGAGTTAAAAGAGAGATATATGAAGCCGGTGGACTTGCTCTCGAGCTGCCGGTTACCGGTATTTGTGACGGAATATGCTCAAATACTCCGGGTGACAGATACACACTGCCGGCACGTGATATGGTATCATCTGAGGTGGAAACCCTTGCAGAGCTTAACATGCTTGAAGGCATGATTATGATGAGCAGCTGTGATAAGGTTGTACCCGGAATGATTATGGCGGCTTTAAGGGTCAATATTCCTACGGTTATGTTTACCGGCGGTTTTATGGCGCCCGGCTCTCATAACGGGAAAATGCTTACCCTTACACATACTAAACAGGCGTATGCCGCCTATATTGCCGGAGATATTCCTGTTGAAGAATATAAAGCAATTGTAAGAAATGCCTGCCCAACACCTGGGGTATGCCCTTTTATGGGTACGGCAAACACAATGTGTGCTACTGCTGAGATTTTAGGCTTGTCACCTCATGGAAATGCCAGTGTCAGGTCACAGACAAAAGAATGGATGGATATGGCATTAACTGCTGCCCGCAAGATAGTTGAGCTGGTTAAAAATGAAGTCAAGCCCCTTGATATCATAAATCAGGACAGTCTTGAGAATGTAGTCCGCTATATGATGGCTACAGGAGGCTCTACAAATTCTATTTTGCATATTCCTGCAATTGCAAGGCAGGGAGGCTTTGACATTACTCCGGAATTCTTTGATAAAATCAGCAGGGAGATTCCTGTAATCAGCACAATATATCCAAACCACCCCACATATACCATGGTTGATTTTTCAGCTGCCGGAGGATTGGGCGCTGTTTTGTCCGAGCTTGCAAGGGCAAGCAAAATCAATGTTGAAGCTAAAGGCATGTTTGGAACTATAGCTGATAAAATTGCCATTTCATCAAATAAGAATGAAGATATAATAAAGCCGGTAAAATCCCCTATAAATGAACAGGGAGGATTGGCAGTTTTAGCCGGTAACATTGCCACAGACAGCGCAATCGTTAAATTTTCTGCTGTCGAAAAAGAAGCCTGGAAGTTTACAGGGCCTGCAAAGGTTTATGATTCACAGGATGATGCATGGCATGCGATTTTAAAGGATGAAATAGTTGCAGGTGATGTGGTGGTAATCCGCTACGAAGGGCCTAAAGGCTCACCTGGGATGCCTCATATGGAGACATTTATGGCTGCCGTTTTAGGAAAGGGCCTGGGAACCAAAATTGCGCTTGTATCTGACGGCCGTTTCTCAGGAGCGACAGGAGGGCTTGCTATAGGCCATGTTTCGCCTGAAGCTTATGAAGGCGGAAATATAGCATTTATTAAAGATGGGGATCCAATAGAAATTGATATTGAAAAACGTGTCCTCAAGGTAAATGTATCGGATGAGGAATTCGAGAAACGGAGAATTGGGTGGAAGCCTGTTGAAAAGCCTGCATCAGGATGGCTGAAGCTTTATAGGAAAAACACAACTTCTGCCCATAAAGGCGCTACGGTTTACTGGGATTAA
- a CDS encoding LacI family DNA-binding transcriptional regulator, whose translation MTINLKTVAEYAGVSSSTVSRVISGKSYVNEDTRERVLKAVKELGYTPNTLAKGLKMGRTNTIALMVPSIENEIFPIVTRGVENTARKNGFTVILCNTDENAEVEKEYINKLQNRWIDGFIISSMLPSSDHIRKLKADGFPVVLTSRFYDDSIDAVVIDNYRAAYDAVSYLIRTGHKRIAIAAGRKDLSIYQKRLQGYMDALKAHGIEVDESLIMEETSGPNSFYYLTQNLLNRGIRPDAVFATSDPKAIVIIRAIKDRGLRIPADISVMGFDNIEVSALIDPPLSTVSQPLYEMGVLAAKKLIDMIKAKEKNVIPSKPVIDYMNTDIIIRKSTR comes from the coding sequence ATGACAATAAATCTAAAAACAGTTGCAGAATATGCCGGTGTATCATCCAGCACAGTTTCCAGGGTGATAAGCGGTAAAAGTTACGTAAATGAAGATACGAGAGAACGCGTCTTAAAAGCCGTAAAAGAGCTGGGCTATACCCCCAACACTCTTGCCAAGGGATTGAAAATGGGCCGGACAAATACTATAGCACTTATGGTGCCCAGCATTGAAAACGAAATATTCCCTATAGTAACAAGAGGGGTAGAAAATACCGCCCGCAAAAATGGCTTTACGGTTATATTGTGCAATACCGATGAGAATGCAGAAGTAGAAAAAGAATATATAAATAAGCTTCAAAACAGGTGGATTGACGGTTTTATTATATCTTCAATGCTGCCTAGCAGCGACCATATAAGAAAACTTAAAGCCGATGGGTTTCCTGTAGTTTTAACATCACGTTTTTATGATGATTCCATTGATGCTGTTGTAATTGATAATTACCGGGCAGCTTATGACGCAGTTTCCTATCTTATCAGAACTGGGCACAAGCGTATAGCCATAGCTGCAGGGCGCAAGGATCTTTCAATTTACCAAAAAAGGCTGCAGGGGTATATGGATGCACTTAAGGCCCACGGCATAGAAGTGGACGAAAGCCTTATTATGGAGGAGACCAGCGGTCCCAACAGTTTTTATTATCTTACCCAAAACCTTTTAAACAGAGGAATAAGGCCCGATGCGGTTTTTGCTACCAGTGACCCGAAAGCAATTGTTATTATAAGAGCAATCAAGGACCGGGGTTTGCGTATCCCTGCGGATATATCCGTAATGGGATTTGATAATATTGAAGTAAGTGCGCTTATTGACCCGCCATTGTCCACCGTTTCCCAGCCTCTTTATGAGATGGGGGTTTTAGCGGCTAAAAAGCTTATTGATATGATAAAAGCCAAGGAAAAGAATGTGATACCGTCAAAACCTGTAATTGACTATATGAATACGGATATAATAATCAGAAAATCCACTCGCTAG
- a CDS encoding zinc-dependent alcohol dehydrogenase — MELLNRVGRVFEPGKVDFLTRKVAEPKAEQVVIKIVSSAICGSDLHIFKGKHPSAPLPVTIGHEFSGDVVAVGSEVKRVKIGDKVTVEPVMVCGKCPACRTGNYGYCENISFTYRNGDGAMAEYITIEEPYVYKLPEHLSYNAGALIEPLSVAVHAVKRADVKMGEKVLIIGAGAIGILIAALCRKCGATDVIISNSSQRRLDMALELGATRGINTSKENIYEAVSEITGGTGVDKSFECVGIEETFNQAMMTLKKNGLATIIGIFENPNITIPATRFITHEIKVQGSQGYCWDFPVALEMSKEIDIEKLVTHTFKLDDLQKALETSLDRKFGSIKVIINP; from the coding sequence ATGGAACTTCTAAATAGAGTAGGAAGGGTATTTGAACCCGGCAAAGTAGATTTTTTGACAAGAAAGGTAGCTGAACCTAAAGCTGAACAGGTTGTAATAAAAATCGTTTCCAGTGCCATCTGCGGCAGTGATCTTCATATTTTTAAAGGAAAGCACCCGTCAGCCCCCCTGCCTGTAACCATTGGTCATGAATTTTCTGGTGATGTCGTTGCTGTTGGGAGCGAAGTCAAAAGAGTAAAAATTGGCGATAAGGTGACGGTTGAACCGGTTATGGTATGCGGAAAATGTCCGGCCTGCAGGACGGGAAATTATGGCTACTGTGAGAATATAAGCTTTACTTACCGCAATGGAGATGGAGCTATGGCCGAATATATAACCATAGAAGAGCCTTATGTATATAAACTTCCGGAACACTTGTCCTATAATGCAGGAGCTTTGATTGAGCCCCTGTCTGTGGCTGTTCACGCTGTTAAAAGAGCGGATGTTAAAATGGGAGAGAAAGTTCTGATAATAGGCGCAGGGGCCATAGGTATTCTGATTGCAGCATTATGCAGAAAGTGCGGTGCAACGGATGTCATAATATCCAACAGTTCACAGAGGCGTCTTGATATGGCATTGGAACTGGGTGCCACAAGGGGTATAAATACATCAAAAGAGAATATTTATGAAGCTGTCAGTGAGATTACAGGGGGAACAGGCGTGGATAAAAGCTTCGAATGCGTCGGTATCGAGGAGACATTCAATCAAGCTATGATGACGCTTAAGAAAAACGGATTGGCGACTATTATTGGAATTTTTGAAAATCCAAATATAACAATTCCGGCAACTCGTTTCATCACTCATGAAATTAAGGTCCAGGGTTCTCAAGGCTATTGCTGGGACTTTCCCGTTGCCCTTGAAATGTCTAAAGAAATTGACATCGAAAAACTGGTCACTCATACATTTAAGTTAGATGACCTTCAGAAGGCACTTGAAACATCACTGGACAGAAAATTTGGTTCCATAAAAGTAATCATAAATCCATAG